In Flagellatimonas centrodinii, a single window of DNA contains:
- the ftsA gene encoding cell division protein FtsA — MPRRDERELLVGLDIGTSKCVAVIGQVMPEGGVEVVGEASAPNRGVNRGDVVNIDATVQSIRRAVENAEQMAGCRAQSVHVGMSGTHLQSRNSTGVAPVRGREVTQKDVESVIDAARAVLIPADQRILHVIPQEYMVDGRDGIHEPVGMFGVRLEARVHMISGSESAQLNIRKCVESCDLTLDRLIVPHLAASEAVLLPEEKTLGVCMVDLGAGTADIAVFRGGAVRHTAVLALGGNLVTNDISVAFRTPHQFAEEIKIAYGCALPEMVAASDVIEVRGVGDGPARQLSRHTLAEVIKPRYEEIFRFLRKELQRSETYEMVAGGGVVLTGGASAMPGVQELAEAVFEVPVRIGLPQNIRGLNDLARDPGYATAVGLLLHGHRAAPRSIAGQERHPSYWVRRIKEWVAGNF; from the coding sequence ATGCCAAGACGTGATGAGCGGGAACTGTTGGTTGGACTCGATATCGGGACCTCCAAATGCGTGGCCGTGATCGGCCAGGTGATGCCCGAGGGTGGGGTCGAAGTGGTCGGCGAGGCAAGCGCGCCCAACCGCGGGGTCAACCGCGGGGATGTCGTCAACATCGATGCCACCGTGCAGTCGATCCGGCGGGCGGTCGAGAATGCCGAACAGATGGCCGGCTGCCGCGCGCAGTCGGTGCATGTCGGCATGTCCGGCACCCACTTGCAGAGCCGCAATTCCACCGGGGTGGCACCGGTCCGGGGCCGCGAGGTGACGCAGAAGGACGTCGAAAGCGTCATCGATGCCGCACGCGCGGTGCTGATCCCTGCCGACCAACGCATCCTTCATGTGATTCCGCAGGAATACATGGTGGATGGCCGCGATGGCATCCACGAGCCGGTCGGCATGTTCGGCGTGCGGTTGGAAGCGCGGGTGCACATGATCAGCGGTTCCGAGTCAGCCCAGCTGAACATTCGCAAGTGCGTCGAAAGTTGTGACCTGACCCTCGACCGTCTGATCGTCCCGCACCTCGCTGCCAGCGAGGCCGTGCTGTTGCCGGAGGAGAAAACGCTCGGCGTCTGCATGGTCGATCTCGGTGCCGGGACGGCTGATATCGCCGTCTTCCGAGGTGGCGCGGTTCGCCATACCGCGGTGCTCGCCCTTGGCGGCAATCTGGTGACCAACGATATCTCGGTGGCGTTTCGCACACCGCATCAATTTGCCGAGGAAATCAAGATTGCATACGGCTGTGCCCTGCCGGAAATGGTCGCCGCCAGTGACGTTATCGAGGTCCGCGGTGTCGGCGATGGTCCGGCTCGCCAGTTGTCGCGCCATACCCTGGCAGAGGTGATCAAGCCGCGCTACGAGGAAATCTTCCGCTTCCTGCGCAAGGAGCTGCAGCGTTCCGAGACCTACGAAATGGTGGCAGGTGGCGGGGTTGTGCTGACCGGCGGCGCCAGCGCCATGCCCGGGGTTCAGGAACTGGCCGAGGCCGTGTTCGAAGTGCCCGTACGAATTGGTCTGCCGCAGAACATCCGCGGTCTTAATGACCTCGCGCGCGACCCCGGCTACGCCACCGCCGTCGGGCTGCTGTTGCATGGGCACCGCGCAGCGCCGCGCAGCATCGCGGGGCAGGAACGACATCCGAGTTACTGGGTCCGCCGCATCAAGGAATGGGTGGCGGGAAACTTCTGA
- a CDS encoding cell division protein FtsQ/DivIB, with translation MSAAVMEPTARLLPAPDRLRNAGAVMVSLLVLVGGLWLAAQQTARPVAHLSVSGGGDRVTAAEVRVALAEALQGPISQLDLVQLQQAVVALPWVARARVERVWPDGVHVRIWERVPMARWGTEALVDTTAATFTPRPSDVPPGLPQLDGPEGAVAEVMQRYLGLAEAVADAGLELTGLSLDVRGEWIGRIAPGVPVRFGREDPLSRVPVLNGPVARVTTGRLSEVERIDLRYTNGFAVRWRTSAADEGAQ, from the coding sequence GTGAGCGCGGCCGTTATGGAACCCACCGCCCGACTGCTACCTGCACCGGACCGCCTGCGAAACGCCGGGGCGGTGATGGTCTCGCTGCTGGTGCTGGTGGGCGGGTTGTGGTTGGCGGCGCAGCAGACTGCGCGCCCAGTCGCGCACCTCAGCGTCTCCGGCGGGGGTGACCGGGTGACCGCCGCCGAGGTACGGGTGGCGTTGGCCGAGGCATTGCAGGGACCGATCTCGCAGCTCGACCTGGTGCAGTTGCAGCAGGCGGTGGTGGCGCTGCCCTGGGTCGCGCGGGCGCGAGTCGAGCGGGTGTGGCCCGACGGTGTGCATGTCCGGATCTGGGAACGGGTACCAATGGCGCGCTGGGGGACCGAGGCGCTGGTCGATACCACCGCTGCGACGTTCACCCCGCGGCCGTCGGACGTACCGCCCGGGTTGCCACAACTGGATGGCCCGGAAGGCGCTGTTGCCGAAGTCATGCAGCGCTACCTGGGATTGGCGGAAGCGGTGGCCGACGCCGGCCTCGAGCTGACCGGGCTGTCCCTGGATGTTCGTGGTGAGTGGATCGGCCGTATCGCCCCCGGGGTGCCGGTGCGGTTCGGCCGCGAAGACCCGCTGTCGCGCGTGCCGGTGCTCAATGGGCCAGTGGCCCGGGTCACCACCGGCCGCCTTTCCGAGGTCGAGCGCATCGACCTTCGCTACACCAATGGATTCGCGGTGCGCTGGCGCACGTCCGCGGCGGATGAAGGAGCACAATGA
- a CDS encoding D-alanine--D-alanine ligase, translated as MTAAIGRVAVLMGGWSSERQVSIWSGETVLAALQSEGFDTVAVDVRTPAELFALPSLGVSHAFNVLHGTGGEDGTVQAVLDLLGIRYPGCGVLASALAMDKLQTKRLWRAEGLPTADWRCVDSAEALAAAAEAFGYPLIVKPAADGSSVGISKIRAPGEVAAAWALARGDGATGQTVLAERFVPGAEYTCAVLGDQALPLIRIEPDGEFYDYNAKYLSDNTHYHCPAGLDPALERELQALSLKAFAVLGGRGWGRVDFLMADDRRPFLLEVNTLPGMTSHSLVPLAARTAGIAIGPLCRRLLETTMTEARG; from the coding sequence ATGACGGCGGCTATTGGCCGTGTGGCGGTGCTGATGGGCGGCTGGTCGTCCGAGCGTCAGGTGTCGATCTGGAGCGGCGAGACGGTGTTGGCGGCGCTGCAGTCGGAGGGCTTCGACACGGTGGCGGTCGATGTCCGGACGCCGGCGGAGCTGTTCGCGCTGCCGTCACTCGGCGTCAGTCACGCCTTCAATGTTCTTCACGGTACCGGCGGGGAAGATGGAACGGTACAGGCGGTACTGGACCTGCTGGGGATTCGCTATCCGGGCTGTGGCGTGTTGGCATCGGCGCTTGCAATGGACAAGCTGCAGACCAAGCGGCTTTGGCGTGCCGAAGGCCTGCCGACGGCCGACTGGCGGTGTGTCGACAGTGCCGAAGCCCTCGCCGCTGCTGCCGAGGCGTTCGGCTATCCGCTCATCGTCAAGCCAGCGGCCGATGGTTCCAGTGTCGGCATCAGCAAGATCAGGGCGCCGGGTGAAGTGGCGGCTGCCTGGGCCCTGGCGCGAGGGGATGGGGCCACCGGTCAGACGGTCTTGGCAGAGCGCTTCGTCCCGGGTGCCGAATACACCTGTGCCGTCCTCGGTGACCAGGCGCTGCCGCTGATCCGCATCGAGCCGGATGGCGAGTTTTACGACTACAACGCCAAGTACCTGTCTGACAATACCCACTACCACTGCCCCGCCGGCCTCGACCCCGCGCTCGAGCGCGAGTTGCAGGCCCTCAGCCTGAAGGCATTTGCAGTGCTGGGCGGTCGCGGCTGGGGGCGGGTCGACTTCCTGATGGCGGACGACCGGCGTCCGTTCCTGCTGGAAGTGAACACCTTGCCGGGCATGACCTCGCATTCCCTGGTGCCGCTGGCTGCGCGCACCGCCGGCATCGCGATCGGCCCGTTGTGCCGGCGCCTGCTGGAAACCACGATGACGGAGGCGCGCGGGTGA
- the murB gene encoding UDP-N-acetylmuramate dehydrogenase has translation MTVAKSREVGIDNRESWPDVRGQILLDEPMAKHTSWRVGGPAQQFFQPADRDDLLAFVRLLPITEPVLWLGLGSNLLVRDGGWRGTVIALHGTLDTLQVRDIDDSRFPTPDSPYVYAEAGVHCARLAKLARDRQLAGLGFMAGIPGTVGGALAMNAGAWGGETWPVVERAEVLMRDGDVRWLAASDLEWGYRHVALPADALGFLGAVFRTRIDADGEDARATRESLARRKATQPVGKPSAGSTFRNPPGDHAARLIEASGLKGYRIGGAQVSTLHANFIVTEAGARAADVEALILHLQAEVQRLHGVTLQTEVRIVGVAS, from the coding sequence ATGACTGTCGCGAAGAGCCGCGAGGTGGGCATCGATAACCGGGAATCCTGGCCCGATGTGCGGGGGCAGATCCTTCTGGACGAGCCGATGGCGAAGCACACGTCATGGCGGGTTGGCGGGCCGGCACAACAGTTCTTTCAGCCGGCCGATCGCGATGACCTTCTCGCTTTCGTGCGTCTGCTACCGATCACCGAGCCTGTGCTCTGGTTGGGTCTCGGCAGCAACCTGCTGGTCCGTGATGGTGGGTGGCGCGGGACCGTCATCGCCCTGCACGGCACGCTGGATACGTTGCAAGTCCGGGACATCGACGATTCCCGATTCCCGACGCCCGATTCCCCCTATGTATATGCCGAAGCCGGCGTCCACTGCGCCCGACTGGCCAAGCTTGCACGTGATCGTCAATTGGCCGGTTTGGGCTTCATGGCCGGTATTCCCGGCACCGTTGGCGGCGCCCTGGCGATGAATGCGGGCGCATGGGGCGGTGAGACTTGGCCGGTGGTTGAGCGCGCCGAAGTGTTGATGCGTGATGGGGATGTGCGGTGGCTGGCGGCCAGTGACCTCGAATGGGGTTATCGCCACGTGGCCCTGCCGGCCGATGCCCTGGGTTTTCTCGGCGCGGTATTCCGTACCCGCATCGACGCCGACGGCGAGGATGCGCGCGCCACCCGCGAAAGCCTGGCGCGGCGCAAGGCCACCCAGCCGGTCGGCAAGCCGTCGGCGGGCTCCACCTTCCGCAATCCGCCGGGTGATCACGCCGCACGGCTGATCGAGGCAAGCGGTCTCAAGGGCTATCGCATCGGCGGCGCCCAGGTGTCGACGCTGCACGCCAACTTCATCGTCACCGAGGCAGGCGCCCGCGCGGCAGACGTGGAGGCGCTGATCCTTCATCTGCAGGCCGAAGTGCAGCGGCTCCATGGCGTGACGTTGCAGACCGAAGTTCGCATCGTCGGAGTGGCGTCATGA
- the murC gene encoding UDP-N-acetylmuramate--L-alanine ligase: MIKGNGSGLPQLMRTPMRRIRRIHLLGIGGSGMAGIAEVLLNLGYTVTGTDLKASAATERLQSLGARLYFGHDAGNTVGADAVVVSTAVQRDNPELVYARAHRIPVVRRAEMLAELMRFRYGIAIAGTHGKTTTTSLVASVLAEAGLDPTYVIGGKLKSAGANARLGEGACLVAEADESDASFLHLTPMLAAVTNIDADHLETYGGDFQRLRATFLEFLHRLPFYGLAVLCVDDPEVRALMPKIGRPVVTYGFAEDADVRASALQASGNGSDFVARFADGQEASFHVNLPGRHNVQNALVALAIGQELGADVPAMQRALRGFAGVGRRCEVHEPLMLPQGRVQLVDDYGHHPREIAATFEAMRAAWPGQRLVVAFQPHRYSRTRDLFDDFTTVLAEADALVLSDVYPAGEMPIEGADSRALARGIRARGRVEPVLVHGVAEMPDTLQPLLRDGDVLLTLGAGDIGGLPALLQQRFRGGA, translated from the coding sequence ATGATCAAGGGCAATGGCAGCGGTCTGCCACAATTGATGCGGACGCCAATGCGGCGCATCCGTCGCATCCATCTGCTCGGAATCGGCGGCTCCGGAATGGCCGGCATTGCCGAAGTGCTGCTGAACCTCGGCTATACCGTTACCGGCACCGATCTCAAGGCCAGTGCTGCCACCGAACGCCTGCAATCGCTGGGGGCCAGGCTCTATTTCGGTCACGATGCCGGCAACACCGTCGGTGCCGACGCGGTGGTGGTATCGACCGCCGTGCAGCGGGACAACCCGGAGTTGGTCTATGCCCGGGCACACCGCATTCCGGTGGTGCGCCGCGCCGAGATGCTGGCGGAACTCATGCGCTTCCGGTACGGCATCGCCATCGCCGGTACCCATGGCAAGACCACCACCACCAGCCTGGTCGCCAGCGTGCTGGCGGAAGCCGGGCTCGATCCGACCTATGTCATCGGCGGCAAGCTCAAGAGTGCCGGCGCCAATGCCCGGCTGGGCGAGGGCGCCTGTCTGGTGGCCGAGGCGGACGAAAGCGATGCGTCATTCCTGCACCTGACGCCGATGCTGGCCGCGGTGACCAACATCGACGCGGATCACCTGGAGACCTACGGCGGTGACTTCCAGCGCCTTCGCGCGACCTTCCTCGAGTTCCTGCACCGGTTGCCGTTCTACGGGCTGGCGGTGCTGTGCGTGGATGACCCGGAGGTTCGGGCGCTGATGCCGAAGATCGGACGGCCGGTGGTGACCTATGGCTTTGCCGAGGATGCCGATGTCCGTGCCAGTGCCTTGCAGGCGAGTGGCAACGGCAGCGATTTCGTTGCCCGTTTCGCCGACGGTCAGGAGGCCTCATTCCACGTCAATCTGCCTGGGCGACACAACGTCCAGAATGCGCTGGTGGCATTGGCCATCGGGCAGGAGCTGGGGGCAGATGTTCCAGCGATGCAGCGCGCCCTGCGCGGATTCGCAGGCGTCGGTCGGCGTTGCGAGGTTCATGAGCCGCTGATGCTGCCGCAGGGTCGCGTCCAGTTGGTGGACGACTACGGGCATCACCCGCGTGAGATCGCTGCCACCTTCGAAGCCATGCGGGCGGCGTGGCCGGGGCAACGGCTGGTGGTGGCGTTCCAGCCTCACCGCTACAGCCGGACCCGCGATCTTTTCGATGACTTTACGACCGTGCTGGCGGAAGCCGATGCTTTGGTGCTGAGCGATGTTTACCCGGCCGGCGAGATGCCGATTGAGGGCGCTGACAGTCGCGCGCTGGCGCGGGGTATCCGGGCCCGCGGTCGGGTCGAGCCGGTGCTGGTACACGGGGTCGCCGAGATGCCCGATACCCTGCAGCCGCTGCTGCGCGACGGCGACGTGTTGTTGACCCTCGGCGCCGGCGATATCGGCGGTCTTCCCGCTCTGCTGCAACAGCGGTTCCGGGGTGGCGCATGA
- the murG gene encoding undecaprenyldiphospho-muramoylpentapeptide beta-N-acetylglucosaminyltransferase — translation MKIVIAAGGTGGHVYPALAVAERLRQRAHEVVWLGNPDSFESRAIAPTGLPFREMRITALRGKGLAGWLMAPLRLWRAVRAAARILAEERPAVVLGMGGFVAGPAGVAARLRGTALIIHEQNARAGLTNRVLARWARRRLQGFDGALPHGETVGNPVRASVAGLALPATRFASRMGALRLLVVGGSQGARALNERVPAALARLPAAQRPQVRHQGGRTVEVARAAYLEASVDAEVTPFIDDMAAAYDWADVVICRAGASTVAELAAAGLGALLVPFPHAVDDHQTANAQALVAVGAADCIQEATLDIDALAAWLQGLDRAGLARRADAARRAGRPLATDDIVAVIEAEGVGS, via the coding sequence ATGAAGATCGTCATTGCAGCGGGTGGAACCGGCGGCCACGTCTACCCGGCACTGGCTGTCGCCGAACGCCTGCGTCAGCGTGCGCACGAGGTGGTCTGGCTTGGCAACCCCGACAGCTTCGAGTCGCGGGCCATCGCGCCGACCGGTCTGCCGTTTCGTGAAATGCGGATCACTGCATTGCGCGGCAAGGGCCTGGCAGGCTGGTTGATGGCGCCACTGCGGCTGTGGCGCGCGGTGCGGGCGGCCGCGCGGATCCTCGCCGAGGAACGTCCGGCTGTGGTCCTCGGGATGGGCGGCTTCGTCGCCGGGCCTGCCGGTGTCGCCGCCCGCCTGCGCGGCACCGCCCTGATCATTCACGAACAGAACGCGCGCGCCGGTTTGACCAACCGGGTGTTGGCGCGTTGGGCGCGCCGGCGACTGCAGGGCTTCGATGGCGCACTGCCCCACGGAGAGACGGTCGGTAATCCGGTCCGTGCCTCGGTGGCCGGACTGGCGTTGCCGGCGACCCGATTTGCCAGTCGCATGGGCGCATTGCGTTTGCTGGTGGTGGGGGGCAGTCAGGGCGCGCGCGCACTGAACGAACGGGTGCCTGCGGCACTGGCGCGATTGCCAGCCGCGCAGCGCCCGCAGGTGCGTCATCAAGGTGGGCGCACGGTCGAGGTGGCACGTGCGGCATATCTCGAGGCGTCCGTGGATGCCGAGGTGACCCCATTCATCGATGACATGGCTGCAGCCTATGACTGGGCCGACGTGGTCATCTGCCGTGCAGGGGCGTCAACGGTGGCAGAGCTGGCGGCCGCCGGATTGGGTGCGCTACTGGTGCCGTTCCCTCATGCCGTGGACGATCATCAGACTGCCAATGCACAGGCCCTGGTGGCGGTCGGCGCGGCGGATTGCATCCAGGAGGCGACGCTGGATATCGATGCGCTTGCAGCGTGGCTGCAAGGGTTGGATCGCGCCGGGTTGGCGCGGCGCGCTGATGCCGCCCGCCGTGCCGGGCGGCCGCTGGCGACCGACGACATCGTGGCGGTGATCGAGGCCGAGGGGGTGGGGTCATGA
- the ftsW gene encoding putative lipid II flippase FtsW produces MTDLAMPLQLPRTRYGIDGALVLAAVTLMVWGLIMVASASVAHAEKVYDDPFHFFWRQLIFIGLGGAVGFALYCLPVRVWEQSSWLLFGLALLLLTLVLIPGIGVEVNYSRRWLDLPFIRVQASEPARLALILYLAGYIVRRQVEVQHSFKGLAKPVLLLVIPAVLLLAEPDFGATAILFAVAFLMLFMGGAPVTYYLGLITIAAVGLAGVAMMESYRMRRILSFTNPWADVENGGWQLAQSLIAVGRGEWAGVGLGNSVQKLLYLPEMHTDFIFAILAEEFGLIGVTALLALFAVVVWRGFAIARAAEQRDARFAAYLCYGLTGWIGLQALINLSVNMGLLPTKGLTLPLLSYGGSSLITVLAMLGLILRVDYENRASAKERVR; encoded by the coding sequence ATGACCGATCTCGCCATGCCCCTGCAATTGCCGCGGACGCGCTACGGTATTGATGGCGCGCTCGTTCTGGCCGCCGTCACGCTGATGGTCTGGGGCCTGATCATGGTCGCCTCGGCCTCGGTGGCACATGCCGAAAAGGTCTACGACGACCCGTTCCACTTTTTCTGGCGTCAGCTGATCTTCATCGGACTTGGCGGTGCCGTCGGTTTCGCGCTGTACTGTCTTCCAGTGCGCGTCTGGGAACAGAGCAGCTGGCTGCTGTTCGGTCTGGCCCTGCTGTTACTGACCCTGGTGCTGATTCCCGGCATCGGGGTTGAAGTGAACTACTCCCGTCGCTGGCTCGATCTGCCCTTCATCCGGGTGCAGGCCTCGGAGCCGGCGCGACTGGCGTTGATTCTGTATCTGGCGGGCTACATCGTGCGCCGCCAGGTCGAGGTGCAGCACAGCTTCAAGGGGCTGGCCAAACCGGTGTTGCTGTTGGTGATTCCGGCCGTGCTGCTGCTGGCGGAACCGGACTTCGGCGCCACCGCCATCCTGTTCGCCGTGGCCTTCCTGATGCTGTTCATGGGCGGCGCGCCCGTGACCTATTACCTGGGGTTGATCACCATTGCTGCCGTCGGGCTGGCAGGGGTGGCGATGATGGAAAGTTATCGCATGCGTCGCATTCTCAGCTTCACCAATCCCTGGGCCGATGTCGAAAACGGGGGCTGGCAGCTGGCACAGTCGCTGATTGCGGTCGGACGTGGTGAGTGGGCCGGCGTTGGTCTGGGCAATAGCGTGCAGAAGCTGCTGTATCTGCCGGAAATGCACACCGACTTCATCTTCGCCATCCTCGCCGAGGAGTTCGGCCTGATCGGGGTTACCGCGCTCCTGGCACTGTTTGCGGTGGTGGTTTGGCGTGGCTTCGCCATCGCCCGAGCCGCCGAGCAGCGCGACGCCAGGTTCGCCGCTTACCTCTGCTATGGCCTTACCGGCTGGATTGGCTTGCAGGCGCTGATCAACCTGTCGGTCAACATGGGGCTGCTGCCGACCAAGGGGCTGACCCTACCGCTGCTGTCCTACGGCGGCTCCTCGCTGATCACCGTGCTGGCGATGCTTGGGTTGATCCTGCGGGTCGATTACGAAAACCGTGCGTCGGCGAAGGAGCGGGTGCGATGA